The following nucleotide sequence is from Mesobacillus jeotgali.
CAAGCAACACGGCAAAAAGGACATTCATGATGATCGTCGTATAAAGGCGATTGCTGCGTTTAGATTTAGAATTCCAAACGGAAATGCCGATGCCTTTCTTTTTTTGCTTTTTTGCCTGTTTCGGCGCGATCTTGTATTCCTTTATGGTTTCCTCGTCGATGGGATCAGGTAAAATCCAATCAAAGCTTTCCTCAGTTTGTTCCTGGGCAGCTGCACTTTCATTCAACGCTGTATCATTTTCCAGCGGATAGACCTTGCTTCGGTCACCGCGACTATCATTGATTGGGTAGCTGCTGCTCTTTTTTTGATCATATTGAAGATTCTCATTGGGGCCGTCTTGTTTATGTTTCTTTCTGTTATCATTACTCTGAATTTTTTTGCCTGCCTGAATTGGACGGTCCTTGCCATTAATCTTGATTGTGATGGTCTTTCCCTGCTTGTCCAATGCTTGTACCTCCCCCTGCCCGTTCGTGTTTGGCTCCATCCTATCATAGCGGCAAAAAAAAATAACAAGACTTTTGTCGTCTTGTTACAGAATGCTTTCGTCAATTTTTTTACTAGATGATTTATTAAATAGTCTGTTGATTTTCGTTCCAGGCGCTTCGCTTTCCGCGGGTGGCCCGGGGAGCCTCCTCGGCGCTTACAGCGCCTGTGGGGTCTCCCCCTGCCCCATGCTCCCGCAGGAGTCTTCCCGCCTTCCACTACAATCAACAGGATTCAAATACTAAATTACTCTTCATCATCTTCTGTAAAACTGCTATCAGACTTACTCTCTTCAATCAAGTTCTCATCAGAATAATCACCGAATGTCGGGAATGGATTGCGTTTGTTGGCAGGTTCGGGTGCCTGGATTTTTGGGTTGTAGTCTATCAAGTCTGCAAGTTCCGGAAAATAAAACGAATTGATCGATAGCGACATTTCAATCGGCACTTCTTCATCTGATACAGCAAAGCTTTCTTGCGGTCCACTAAAAGAAATAGATTCTACGACCACAATGCGCCTTAAGGATTCTAACGTTTCTATGAATTTCTCAAGGCTAAAGTAATTCTCTGCTTTAACATTGATTTGAACAGATGTTTTTAACAGGCCATCGGGAACCATGGTTTGTGAATTTGATACAGGAACCTCTGATATGGATTTTTCAGCCTGGTCGTCAGAGTCATTATTTTGTTGTTCAACCTGTTCTTCAGCTGTTGTTTCCTGTTCCATTGGAACCCCAGCCTGCTGCTCAGCATTAAATTCGATCGAAGAGACAAAGCTGTTGGAAATCACTTCTGCTTTCTCAATGTCTAGAACTAACTGCTCTACCATTGGGTCAACCGGGAGCCTTTTTTGCAACTCAGCTGTACTGCTAAAGTCTGTTTCATTTACTGTTGCAAGTCTCGCTTCCAATGTTGTATTCAGCTCTTGCTCCATTTTTAATTGGCTTTCCTTTAACGCTAAGCTAGTATTCAAGGGCTTCAAATATAAATAAAAAGCAATTAGATAAACGAAAATAGAGACGACTGCTGCGGCAAGAAGAATAATATAATGCTTTTTTTCCAGTCGAAGGTTCATGAGCCGTTTCCTCCTTCGCCAGCTTCCAGTTTGAAAAATTCCGGACGATATACAATTTTATAATCCGCACTATAGCGGGGAAGTGTTACTCCATCAGAAGAATTGTTTTCTTCAGCATCATCTGAAATCTCAAGTGCTACGACATTTAACAATTCCGCTTCTTTAACCCATTCCGATTGTTTCAAGGAGCTCAGGTAAAAGGCAGCGTCCCTTGAAGCATCATATTGAATACTGACGAGAATAGAATCCATGTTGCTATATTCAAAGTTCTGGATAAATCCGCGTTCTGGGAGCAAGGAAATGATGTTCCGCACAATAGGTACTGTTTGCACCGGGTATTTCTCCGCCCATTGTACCGCTTCCTGAAGTTTGATTACTGAATTTCCGGCATTTTCTTCAGCCAATTTTTCCTGCTGGAGATTATTTAATTTTTGCAGATTAGAGATTTTCTGATCGACTTGTTTCATTTCATTTTCATAGCTGCTTCCTTGAAGATAAATAATAGAAAAAGTTATCGCTATGAACAAAATGGTAATCGCGGCAATAATAAGCTGTGATGACTTTCTATGCTCTTTTTTTGGTAAAAGATTGATTTCAACCAGCATTATTACACCTCTTTCAAGCCAAGCCCAAGTGCAAGATTAAACGCAACTGGCAATTCTTCTGATTTCGAGCCAGTTGTTTTCATATTGATTGTTGATACAGACATTCCAAACCGGTCGGTCATATCGGCAATAGCCCGGTCCAGCATGGGATGGTCACCATTTACTAAAATTCTCGTTACCTCTTTTTTTCCCTGTGTCAGGGAAAATCGATAAAAATCCATTAATTTCGCAATATCCCGATAGATCTCCTCAAGCTGGAAGATAATATCGGATACTTCCCCATCATAAACGAGTTCAGTATTTGAATGATCCTCTCTCCGAAGTGAAAGCTTCCAGTTATCCTTTAAATCACCTGGAATATGTCGCATAAAAACAGGGATTTGCTCTTCAAATATACACAGACTGACAACATCAAGGTCGAATTGAACAGTAAGCAATACCTCATTTCTCACTGCCATGTCATGATGATGATAGAGTCGGTAGATGGCAAGCGGTGAAATATCAGCTGCCACTGGCTTAAGTCTGACACTCTTAAATAAGTCTTCAAACTCAAGTATGTATTTTTCCGGGGCAGCGAATAAGAGAATCTCTTGTTTATTATTTTCTGTACCTAGTTTAATCGTATCAAATACAGGATCTTCAAAAGGCAAATGGATGGTTGAACCGAGCTCCAAATATAAGTAGCCATCGATTTCATCATCTTTGACATCCGCAGGGATACTTACCTTCCTGATAATGACAAGGGAATCAGGTACGATGAAGCGAATCTCCCTTTTGGCTATTTTCCATTCAGCTATGCATTCATCCAATATATTGGATAGAGTGGCAAAATCGAGGATTTTTCCATCTGAAATAATTCCTTGCGGTAAGTACCTATGTCCATAATGATTCACTATGACCGGGTTGTTCTGTTTTAATTCCACAAAACGAATGGAATGGTCATTGAGCACGATATTGACAATCTTGTTTCTGCTGGAAAATAAGGAAAATGCCATGA
It contains:
- the pilM gene encoding type IV pilus biogenesis protein PilM, translating into MAFSLFSSRNKIVNIVLNDHSIRFVELKQNNPVIVNHYGHRYLPQGIISDGKILDFATLSNILDECIAEWKIAKREIRFIVPDSLVIIRKVSIPADVKDDEIDGYLYLELGSTIHLPFEDPVFDTIKLGTENNKQEILLFAAPEKYILEFEDLFKSVRLKPVAADISPLAIYRLYHHHDMAVRNEVLLTVQFDLDVVSLCIFEEQIPVFMRHIPGDLKDNWKLSLRREDHSNTELVYDGEVSDIIFQLEEIYRDIAKLMDFYRFSLTQGKKEVTRILVNGDHPMLDRAIADMTDRFGMSVSTINMKTTGSKSEELPVAFNLALGLGLKEV